The Solibacillus sp. FSL W7-1436 genome window below encodes:
- a CDS encoding integrase: MQQSTNESLFELINSTIKATGLNTILEEDHTGVNMSYNFITNVVSFDANRLVEAADELSSIPFDQYVKTITLHELGHAIDRPALDASLTRTLDYFNMRDQYSTEEIFQNPDLLGMIIEEHQMNIAFEETAWANAEILNQKLQYIDHNSFEMIKKHSLSTYIRNYEEDLAAYKTLLEQTELQPV; encoded by the coding sequence ATGCAACAATCTACAAACGAATCTTTATTTGAATTAATTAATTCCACTATAAAAGCTACCGGCCTCAATACAATATTGGAAGAGGATCATACCGGAGTAAATATGAGCTATAATTTTATAACAAATGTTGTTAGTTTTGATGCAAACCGTTTAGTGGAAGCTGCTGATGAACTATCAAGCATTCCATTTGATCAATATGTAAAAACCATTACACTTCATGAACTAGGTCATGCGATTGACCGTCCTGCCCTAGATGCTTCTTTAACGAGAACCCTCGATTATTTTAATATGCGGGATCAATATTCTACCGAAGAAATTTTTCAAAACCCCGATTTACTAGGTATGATTATTGAAGAACATCAAATGAACATCGCTTTTGAAGAAACTGCCTGGGCAAATGCAGAAATCCTGAATCAAAAATTACAATATATCGATCATAATTCATTTGAAATGATAAAGAAACATAGTCTTTCCACTTATATTAGAAATTATGAAGAAGATTTGGCTGCTTACAAAACGCTGCTGGAACAAACAGAGCTTCAGCCTGTTTAA
- a CDS encoding ribonuclease J has product MLNTENTLSIFALGGINEIGKNMYVIEYGQELIIVDCGGKFADQSLLGVDLIIPDLSYLEENKHKIKALVVTHGHEDHIGGIPYLLRKINIPIYASRFTLGLIELKLKEHKLLRDSELNEINADSQISFDQLSITFFKTSHSIPDCLGIVFHTPEGKVIHTGDFKFDFTPVNDQTSDIHKMAALGSEGVLALISESTNAERPGFTPSEQVIGRHLDEAFQQATGKIFISTFASNVNRIHQIVEAAKKTNRKIVLLGRSMVNVTSVAMRLGYLDIPGWMLIEPRELKELPPERAVILCTGSQGEPLAALSRLSTGRNRDVKVVQGDTVIFAASPIPGNEKDVSKIVDNLFQLGAKVVYGNSSITGMHVSGHGYQEDLKMMLTLMKPKYFIPIHGEYRMLHIHRSLAEAVGVEKGHTFILKNGEIVDIKGGEARQTRAIPAGDTYVDGTGSDEVGEIVLRDRKQLSEDGMLVIVVTISKFDGSIISGPDSISRGFVYARDSEALINDINEIAQAAVENFNEANPFAMKKAIKHAVDQYIFTLKMKKPMILPIIIEI; this is encoded by the coding sequence TTGCTAAATACTGAAAATACACTATCCATCTTTGCACTCGGCGGCATTAATGAAATCGGAAAAAATATGTACGTCATCGAGTATGGGCAGGAATTAATCATTGTTGACTGTGGTGGGAAATTTGCGGATCAAAGCTTATTGGGTGTTGATTTGATTATCCCGGATTTAAGTTATTTGGAGGAAAATAAACATAAAATCAAAGCATTGGTTGTAACACATGGACATGAGGATCATATTGGCGGTATCCCGTATTTGCTGAGAAAAATTAATATACCGATATATGCTTCTAGATTTACACTCGGGTTAATTGAATTGAAATTAAAGGAGCATAAATTGCTCCGTGATTCAGAATTAAATGAGATTAATGCAGATTCACAAATTAGTTTCGATCAATTATCTATCACATTCTTTAAGACAAGTCACAGCATTCCTGACTGTTTAGGGATTGTTTTTCATACTCCGGAAGGGAAAGTCATCCATACAGGTGACTTTAAATTTGATTTTACACCTGTCAATGATCAAACATCGGATATTCACAAAATGGCAGCACTCGGATCAGAAGGGGTGCTTGCGCTTATTTCCGAAAGTACAAACGCTGAACGACCTGGTTTTACACCATCGGAGCAAGTAATTGGACGTCATTTGGATGAGGCGTTTCAACAGGCGACCGGAAAAATCTTCATTTCTACCTTTGCATCCAATGTGAATCGTATTCATCAAATCGTCGAAGCGGCAAAAAAGACAAACCGGAAAATTGTTCTTTTAGGTCGCAGTATGGTGAATGTTACATCTGTTGCGATGCGGCTGGGCTATTTGGATATTCCGGGCTGGATGCTTATCGAACCAAGAGAATTGAAGGAGTTACCGCCGGAACGGGCAGTAATATTATGTACAGGAAGCCAAGGGGAGCCATTAGCAGCGCTTTCAAGACTCTCGACCGGCCGCAATCGTGATGTCAAAGTTGTGCAAGGCGATACGGTTATTTTCGCAGCTTCTCCCATACCGGGAAATGAAAAAGATGTTTCGAAAATAGTGGATAATCTGTTTCAGCTTGGCGCAAAAGTTGTTTACGGAAATTCAAGCATTACTGGTATGCACGTTTCTGGACATGGTTATCAGGAAGATCTAAAAATGATGCTGACACTCATGAAGCCCAAATATTTTATTCCGATTCATGGTGAATACCGTATGCTTCATATTCACCGTTCATTGGCGGAAGCGGTTGGAGTTGAAAAAGGGCATACATTTATCCTGAAAAATGGTGAGATTGTTGATATTAAAGGCGGGGAAGCACGGCAAACACGCGCTATTCCGGCGGGGGATACGTATGTGGACGGTACGGGAAGTGATGAAGTCGGTGAAATCGTACTGCGAGACCGGAAGCAGCTATCCGAAGACGGGATGCTTGTTATTGTTGTGACAATCAGTAAATTCGATGGTTCCATTATTTCAGGGCCGGACAGTATTTCACGCGGGTTCGTCTATGCAAGGGATTCAGAAGCATTAATAAATGATATAAACGAAATTGCTCAGGCAGCTGTAGAAAACTTCAATGAAGCCAATCCTTTTGCTATGAAAAAGGCGATTAAACACGCGGTAGATCAATATATCTTTACATTAAAAATGAAAAAACCAATGATTTTACCGATTATTATTGAAATATAA
- a CDS encoding TraR/DksA C4-type zinc finger protein encodes MLSEKQLTKLKRLLIEQKRELIGDVNSNENELIAHASLRDSTDELSTIDNHPADLATELYDREKDMALKVHSDDLLGQIEAAFDRMNDGTYGVCAKCQTEIPYDRLQAIPYTAFCIEHSDAKTPATDRPVEEQLLHPAVDNSFSNREKDDELQDNEDSFQIVAQYGNSDTPADFEGDFDHYNDLYKDKDDEDTYSALEILHVSKEDYLQGQISKEYADEARKYDYLE; translated from the coding sequence ATGCTTAGTGAAAAACAGCTTACTAAATTAAAACGACTGCTCATCGAACAAAAAAGAGAATTAATTGGTGATGTCAATTCAAATGAAAATGAGCTAATTGCACATGCGAGTTTAAGGGATTCTACTGATGAACTTTCCACTATTGATAATCATCCCGCGGATTTGGCAACCGAATTATATGACCGTGAAAAAGATATGGCGTTAAAAGTACACAGTGATGATTTATTGGGCCAAATCGAGGCAGCTTTTGATCGGATGAATGATGGTACATATGGAGTTTGTGCAAAATGCCAAACAGAAATCCCATATGATCGGCTGCAAGCAATTCCGTATACTGCTTTTTGTATTGAGCATAGTGATGCAAAAACTCCTGCAACAGATCGTCCGGTTGAAGAACAACTGCTCCACCCGGCTGTAGACAACTCCTTTTCAAATAGGGAAAAGGATGATGAGCTTCAAGATAACGAAGACTCCTTCCAAATCGTCGCACAGTACGGGAATTCCGATACACCGGCAGATTTTGAAGGGGATTTTGATCACTACAACGATTTATATAAAGACAAAGATGATGAAGATACGTATTCCGCACTGGAAATATTGCATGTATCAAAAGAAGACTATCTTCAAGGGCAAATTTCCAAGGAGTATGCAGATGAAGCACGTAAATATGATTATTTAGAATGA
- a CDS encoding NAD(P)-dependent alcohol dehydrogenase encodes MKITAAVTEAQGKDFVLQEVELASPKANEVLIKIVATGVCHTDAVARDLAIAPLPAVLGHEGSGIVEEVGEGVTSLEKGDHVVLSFAHCGSCPNCLTGHPTVCDTFNPLNFGGVQDDYTTRLSKDGTELATFFGQSSFGTYAIAHERNVVKVDKDVDLALLGPLGCGIQTGAGTVLNRLRPQFGSTIVIYGCGAVGLSALMAAKIVGCKQIIAVDVHDSRLEFAKELGATHVLNGRNVDVVAEVKKITNGGSNYAVETTGVPPVVKQSLNALRPLGTCAIVGVTPEMAIDVHNDIMAEGKTMMGVIEGDSVPRVFIPELVNYYKDGKFPFDRLVKFYEFEQINEAFEDSKKGTTIKPILKIAK; translated from the coding sequence ATGAAAATTACAGCAGCTGTAACTGAAGCACAAGGAAAAGATTTTGTCTTGCAGGAAGTGGAACTTGCATCTCCAAAAGCAAATGAAGTATTGATTAAAATTGTAGCAACTGGTGTTTGTCATACAGATGCGGTAGCGCGTGATTTGGCAATTGCTCCACTTCCGGCAGTTCTTGGTCATGAAGGATCAGGGATTGTGGAAGAAGTGGGTGAAGGCGTAACAAGTTTAGAAAAGGGTGACCATGTTGTTTTATCATTTGCACATTGCGGTTCATGTCCAAACTGTTTGACGGGCCACCCGACAGTATGTGATACGTTTAATCCTCTCAACTTTGGAGGTGTCCAGGATGACTATACAACACGTCTTTCAAAAGATGGTACCGAGTTAGCAACATTCTTCGGCCAGTCCTCATTCGGAACATACGCAATTGCTCATGAGCGAAATGTTGTAAAAGTAGATAAAGATGTCGACCTAGCATTGCTTGGCCCACTTGGCTGTGGGATTCAGACAGGTGCCGGAACTGTATTAAATAGACTCCGCCCACAATTCGGTTCTACAATTGTCATTTACGGATGCGGTGCTGTTGGTTTATCTGCACTGATGGCAGCAAAAATAGTCGGCTGCAAACAAATAATCGCAGTTGATGTCCATGACTCCCGGCTGGAATTTGCTAAGGAACTCGGGGCGACACATGTATTAAATGGACGGAATGTGGATGTTGTTGCAGAAGTGAAAAAGATTACAAACGGCGGTTCAAACTATGCAGTTGAAACGACAGGTGTGCCGCCAGTTGTGAAACAATCCCTAAATGCATTACGCCCACTAGGTACTTGTGCGATAGTAGGTGTAACACCTGAGATGGCAATTGATGTCCATAACGACATTATGGCAGAAGGGAAAACAATGATGGGGGTTATCGAAGGAGATTCGGTACCACGTGTATTTATTCCGGAGTTGGTCAACTATTACAAAGATGGTAAATTCCCTTTTGATCGCCTCGTAAAGTTTTATGAATTTGAACAAATTAATGAAGCATTTGAAGACTCTAAAAAAGGAACTACGATTAAACCTATTTTAAAAATCGCGAAATAA
- a CDS encoding EAL domain-containing protein — MSCKNCVVSELQFDILLEGKNNLAMMDMIVDHFNRRNLTITKKEQYVTIQESGVREFLDFSRDYMEPEQIYFRIDEMDWKTIADIETVLEMQWIDDVIHRNAIASYSQPIVNNKKEIYAYEVLSRFTREDGTLIFPNEIFTAAKSRGRLYALDRLCRMAAVKYAAVLKKKTFINFIPTSIYSPEYCLQSTVKLAKLLQIDPNQFVFEVVESEQVDDIEHLKSILNYYNEKGFQYALDDVGEGYNTLEMLADMKPHYMKLDMKYVQGVKNDLEKQLTAKQFLKTALEIGATPLAEGIETEEDFEWLKQIGYELFQGYLFGKPSLEPQRSIR, encoded by the coding sequence ATGTCCTGTAAAAACTGTGTCGTATCTGAATTACAGTTTGATATTTTATTAGAAGGTAAAAACAATCTAGCTATGATGGATATGATTGTCGATCACTTTAACCGTCGGAATTTAACGATTACAAAAAAGGAACAGTATGTAACAATACAAGAATCTGGTGTAAGGGAGTTTCTTGACTTCAGCAGGGATTATATGGAGCCTGAACAGATTTATTTTAGAATTGATGAGATGGATTGGAAAACTATAGCTGATATTGAAACAGTTTTGGAAATGCAATGGATTGATGATGTCATACATAGAAATGCAATTGCCAGCTATTCACAGCCTATCGTAAATAATAAAAAAGAAATTTATGCTTATGAAGTGCTTTCACGCTTTACCCGTGAAGATGGAACGCTTATATTCCCTAACGAAATTTTTACAGCAGCAAAAAGTCGTGGCCGCTTGTATGCATTGGACCGTTTATGTCGAATGGCTGCCGTAAAATACGCTGCTGTGCTTAAGAAAAAGACATTTATCAATTTCATACCTACATCGATTTATTCTCCGGAATATTGTCTGCAGTCAACGGTAAAGCTTGCTAAGCTTCTGCAAATTGACCCGAATCAATTTGTTTTTGAAGTTGTCGAATCGGAGCAGGTCGATGATATTGAGCATTTAAAATCGATCTTGAATTACTATAACGAAAAAGGCTTTCAATATGCTTTGGATGATGTAGGAGAAGGGTATAACACACTGGAAATGCTCGCTGATATGAAACCGCATTATATGAAGCTTGATATGAAGTATGTACAAGGTGTAAAAAATGATCTTGAAAAACAACTTACCGCTAAACAGTTTTTAAAGACAGCACTTGAAATTGGCGCAACACCGCTTGCTGAAGGTATTGAAACCGAGGAAGACTTTGAATGGCTGAAACAAATCGGCTATGAGCTTTTCCAGGGTTATTTATTCGGAAAACCAAGCCTCGAGCCACAGCGTTCTATTAGATAA
- a CDS encoding glycine betaine ABC transporter substrate-binding protein, whose protein sequence is MKRFKTLGLTVGISAALLLAACGDDTGSSDNTTEKEASIGEEVGYTIVGIEPGAGITGLTYDALEQYENLEGWTLQESSTAGMIGSLDQAIRNEEPIIVTGWKPHWKFSAYDLKILEDPKGALGGEEYTNTLVRKGLEKDLPDLYTILDRFHWEPEDVEQVMLEASNSDFDSAAAEWIQNNENKVNEWTEGITKGDGEELKLITTTWDSELASSSVMKQVINELGYEVNVIPVDPAIMFQAIATGEGDASLSAALPTTHDAFYKKHKEDIVDLGENLKGTQNGFVVPAYMDIDSIEDLDPKN, encoded by the coding sequence TTGAAACGATTTAAAACTTTAGGTTTAACTGTAGGGATATCTGCCGCATTATTATTAGCGGCATGTGGGGATGATACAGGAAGCAGTGATAATACAACTGAAAAAGAAGCCAGTATCGGTGAAGAGGTCGGCTATACAATAGTTGGTATTGAACCTGGTGCTGGAATAACAGGTCTAACGTATGACGCATTAGAACAATATGAAAATCTAGAGGGATGGACATTACAGGAAAGTTCAACGGCCGGTATGATCGGTAGTTTGGATCAAGCAATTCGCAATGAAGAACCGATTATTGTGACAGGATGGAAGCCCCATTGGAAATTTTCAGCTTACGATTTAAAAATACTAGAGGATCCTAAAGGGGCTTTAGGAGGGGAAGAGTATACAAATACTCTTGTAAGAAAAGGATTAGAGAAAGATTTGCCTGATTTGTATACGATTCTTGATCGATTTCATTGGGAACCGGAAGATGTAGAACAAGTAATGCTTGAAGCATCAAATAGTGATTTTGATTCGGCTGCAGCGGAGTGGATTCAAAATAACGAAAATAAAGTAAATGAATGGACTGAAGGTATTACAAAAGGGGACGGGGAAGAATTAAAGTTAATTACTACTACATGGGATTCTGAATTAGCATCAAGTAGTGTCATGAAACAAGTGATTAATGAGTTAGGATATGAAGTAAATGTAATTCCTGTTGATCCAGCTATTATGTTCCAGGCAATTGCTACCGGTGAGGGAGACGCCTCTCTTTCTGCGGCACTTCCAACAACACATGATGCATTTTATAAAAAGCATAAGGAAGATATAGTAGATTTAGGAGAGAACTTAAAAGGTACACAAAATGGTTTTGTTGTACCAGCTTATATGGATATTGATTCAATTGAGGATTTGGATCCGAAGAATTAA
- a CDS encoding glycine betaine ABC transporter substrate-binding protein yields the protein MSKIKTVGITLGVSSALLLAACGDDTENNENSTGASSSSIGEQVNYTVVGVEPGAGLTGLSHQVLEQYENLEGWTLQESSTAGMLSTLDKAIRNEEPVIVTGWTPHWKFSAYDLKILEDPKGILGGAENIQTLARKGLEQDLPDVYTVLDRFYWEPEDMEKVMYDAQEDGDFEVAAADWVENNQDKVSEWTKDIAQGNGEKVKIISTPWDSEFASSSVIKVVLEQLGYEPEVTPVDPAIMFQSIATGEGDVTVAPWLPTTHKAFYDKHKDDIVDLGENLEGTQNGFVVPAYVDIDSIEDLKPKE from the coding sequence ATGAGCAAAATAAAAACAGTAGGTATTACTTTAGGGGTGTCTTCTGCACTTCTACTCGCCGCTTGCGGAGATGATACGGAAAATAATGAAAATTCAACAGGCGCATCGTCTTCCAGTATTGGGGAACAGGTGAATTATACCGTTGTTGGGGTTGAACCGGGTGCAGGTCTGACTGGTCTTTCCCATCAAGTATTGGAGCAATATGAAAATCTGGAAGGCTGGACATTACAGGAAAGTTCAACTGCCGGAATGCTGAGTACATTGGATAAGGCAATCCGGAATGAAGAACCTGTAATCGTGACAGGCTGGACACCGCACTGGAAATTCTCGGCTTATGATTTGAAAATACTTGAAGATCCTAAAGGTATTTTAGGCGGCGCTGAAAACATTCAAACACTTGCCAGAAAAGGTTTGGAACAAGACCTGCCTGATGTATATACAGTACTTGACCGCTTTTATTGGGAACCGGAAGATATGGAAAAAGTCATGTATGATGCACAAGAAGATGGAGACTTTGAGGTAGCGGCAGCCGATTGGGTTGAAAATAATCAAGACAAAGTAAGTGAATGGACAAAAGATATAGCACAAGGAAATGGCGAGAAAGTAAAAATCATTTCTACACCGTGGGATTCTGAATTTGCATCAAGCAGTGTAATAAAAGTTGTGCTGGAACAATTAGGGTACGAACCTGAAGTCACACCGGTTGACCCGGCTATTATGTTCCAGTCAATCGCAACAGGTGAAGGAGACGTAACAGTTGCACCATGGTTACCGACAACTCACAAAGCCTTTTATGACAAACATAAAGACGATATTGTTGATTTAGGTGAAAATCTTGAAGGCACGCAAAATGGATTTGTTGTACCGGCATATGTAGACATTGATTCGATTGAAGATTTAAAACCAAAAGAATAG
- a CDS encoding bifunctional 2',3'-cyclic-nucleotide 2'-phosphodiesterase/3'-nucleotidase, translated as MLKKLSASALTLTLLASGMSAVSAAPASTNEDMTRGEFVKAVIDALGVEVGTGQTVKFQDVPDSLKPYIEKAVELKLIKGKTPTKFAPNEKLTRTHAFLIAARGLQDGKTYSEKVLDQFKDANKIGQGNRQEMAKAVATGLLTGYEDGTIRPNDFVTKAQMQKILQRFLEEYSPVKANTTVSLRILGTTDIHTNILNYDYYKDTPTNSLGLAKTALLIEKAREENPNTVLFDNGDAIQGTPLGSYIQSVAKLKDGEVHPSIAAMIALDYDAATFGNHEFNYGLEFLDEVTDDAPFPYVNANVRNAATKELMYEPYVMIEKDVVDSNGEKTKINIGVTGIVPPQILKWDKANLEGKVTVDDSVEAVKTVVPKMKEAGADVVVVLSHSGMGDATHEKGEEDVSYLLSTIEDVDAIITGHAHGVFPGKVDSSITNVDIEKGTMNGKPIVMAGKFGSHLGVIDLELEKKDDAWDVTTGTGAVREIAKDNDTVSTEIVESVKEAHDGTIKYVRQAVGTTTANIHSYFSQVQDNPSIQIVTDAQSIYVKEKLKGTAYENLPVLSAGAPFKAGTRSDPEYYTFVPKGELAIKNVADLYLYDNTLAIVKVTGADVKEWLEMSAGQFNQIDAAKSDEQQLINAEYRSYNYDVIDGVTYEIDVTKPAKYDEDGNVVNEQASRIVNLQYNGQPIDETQEFIVATNNYRASGTFPGVRNATAVEIYPDENRQAIIDYILAEKTIDPTADGNWKFAPIPDSVNVVFESSKKAVDVLDENSAIKYIGDGTDGFGKYGLITK; from the coding sequence ATGTTGAAAAAACTATCTGCTTCAGCCTTAACGCTAACACTTTTAGCAAGTGGCATGTCAGCAGTTTCAGCGGCACCAGCATCTACGAATGAAGATATGACGCGTGGAGAGTTTGTGAAGGCCGTAATTGATGCATTGGGAGTGGAGGTCGGCACTGGACAGACTGTCAAATTCCAGGATGTACCTGATTCACTCAAACCGTATATTGAAAAAGCGGTGGAATTAAAGTTGATTAAAGGGAAAACTCCAACGAAATTTGCACCGAATGAAAAACTGACACGCACACATGCTTTCCTTATTGCAGCAAGAGGATTACAGGATGGGAAAACATATTCTGAAAAGGTATTGGATCAGTTTAAAGATGCAAATAAAATTGGACAAGGCAATCGCCAGGAAATGGCCAAAGCAGTAGCAACAGGATTACTGACAGGCTATGAAGACGGCACGATTCGCCCGAACGATTTTGTAACAAAAGCACAGATGCAAAAAATTCTTCAGCGCTTTTTGGAAGAATACAGCCCTGTAAAAGCAAATACGACGGTTTCTTTGAGGATTTTAGGTACGACAGATATTCACACAAATATTTTAAACTATGATTATTACAAAGATACGCCAACGAACAGTTTAGGTTTGGCAAAAACTGCTCTGCTAATCGAAAAAGCACGTGAGGAAAACCCAAATACAGTACTGTTTGACAATGGAGATGCAATTCAAGGAACGCCACTTGGCTCATATATCCAGTCCGTAGCGAAATTAAAAGACGGCGAAGTTCACCCGTCGATTGCTGCTATGATCGCGCTTGATTATGATGCAGCGACATTCGGTAACCACGAGTTTAACTACGGTTTGGAATTTCTCGATGAAGTAACAGATGATGCCCCATTCCCGTATGTTAATGCCAATGTGCGCAATGCAGCGACAAAGGAATTAATGTATGAGCCATATGTCATGATTGAAAAAGATGTTGTTGATTCAAACGGTGAAAAAACGAAGATTAATATTGGGGTGACAGGTATTGTACCACCTCAAATTTTGAAATGGGACAAAGCAAATTTAGAAGGAAAAGTAACCGTCGATGATTCGGTAGAAGCTGTTAAAACAGTCGTTCCGAAAATGAAAGAAGCAGGAGCGGATGTTGTCGTAGTACTTTCACACTCAGGTATGGGAGATGCTACACATGAAAAAGGCGAAGAGGATGTATCGTATTTGCTGTCGACAATTGAGGATGTCGATGCAATCATTACAGGTCATGCTCATGGCGTATTCCCTGGTAAAGTGGATAGCTCTATAACTAATGTAGATATTGAAAAAGGTACAATGAACGGCAAGCCGATTGTTATGGCAGGTAAATTCGGTAGTCATTTAGGGGTCATTGATTTGGAGCTCGAGAAAAAAGATGATGCCTGGGATGTCACAACAGGTACTGGCGCGGTACGTGAAATCGCAAAAGATAATGACACTGTCAGCACTGAGATTGTCGAAAGTGTAAAAGAAGCGCATGATGGAACAATTAAGTACGTACGTCAGGCAGTAGGGACAACGACTGCTAACATTCACAGTTATTTCTCGCAAGTACAGGATAATCCTTCTATTCAAATTGTCACGGACGCACAATCAATTTATGTGAAAGAAAAGCTGAAAGGTACAGCGTATGAAAATCTTCCAGTACTATCTGCGGGTGCACCATTCAAAGCAGGAACAAGAAGTGATCCTGAATACTATACATTTGTACCAAAAGGCGAACTTGCAATTAAAAATGTAGCAGATTTATATTTATATGATAATACACTTGCTATCGTGAAAGTAACAGGTGCGGATGTGAAAGAATGGCTTGAGATGTCTGCCGGTCAATTCAATCAAATTGATGCAGCAAAATCAGATGAACAGCAATTAATCAATGCTGAATACCGTTCGTACAATTATGATGTTATTGACGGTGTGACATATGAAATTGATGTAACAAAACCGGCGAAATATGATGAGGACGGAAATGTTGTAAACGAACAAGCATCACGTATCGTCAATCTGCAATATAACGGCCAGCCAATTGATGAGACACAGGAATTCATCGTAGCGACGAATAACTATCGTGCAAGCGGTACATTCCCGGGTGTCCGTAATGCGACAGCGGTTGAAATTTATCCGGATGAAAACCGTCAGGCAATTATCGATTATATTTTAGCCGAAAAGACGATCGATCCGACAGCAGATGGTAACTGGAAATTCGCTCCAATTCCGGATAGCGTAAATGTTGTATTTGAATCTTCTAAAAAAGCAGTTGATGTTTTAGATGAAAACAGTGCTATTAAGTATATTGGAGACGGTACAGACGGTTTTGGCAAGTATGGTTTAATAACAAAATAA
- the thiE gene encoding thiamine phosphate synthase — translation MSMSFDLNKYFIMGTINCKRDPLLVLEDALQAGITIFQLREKGKNALKGDEYIQFASQCQKLCKIYNVPFIINDDVELALTLDADGIHVGQEDIEVEKFRSIAKNKIVGVSVHTMEQLELAMANGADYAGIGPIYQTTSKDDARAPVGLKLLEEAKSQYPKFPIVAIGGISTENSFTVRQTGVNGVAVISAISQSNNVNETVNRL, via the coding sequence ATGTCCATGTCTTTTGATTTAAATAAATATTTTATTATGGGAACAATCAATTGTAAACGCGACCCGCTGCTTGTTTTGGAAGACGCGCTACAGGCAGGAATTACGATATTTCAGCTGAGGGAAAAAGGCAAAAATGCTTTAAAGGGTGATGAATATATTCAATTTGCCAGTCAATGCCAAAAGCTGTGCAAAATATACAACGTACCATTCATTATCAATGATGATGTCGAACTTGCATTAACATTGGATGCAGATGGGATACATGTAGGACAGGAAGATATCGAAGTGGAGAAGTTCAGATCTATTGCGAAAAATAAAATCGTCGGGGTATCGGTTCATACAATGGAACAACTGGAACTGGCCATGGCAAATGGCGCAGATTATGCGGGGATTGGTCCAATTTATCAAACTACATCAAAAGATGATGCAAGAGCACCGGTAGGGCTGAAGTTATTGGAAGAAGCAAAATCTCAGTATCCAAAATTTCCGATTGTAGCAATCGGCGGAATCTCCACTGAAAACAGCTTCACTGTAAGACAGACCGGAGTAAATGGAGTAGCTGTTATTTCGGCAATCAGTCAGAGTAATAATGTGAATGAAACTGTAAATAGGCTTTAA
- the thiD gene encoding bifunctional hydroxymethylpyrimidine kinase/phosphomethylpyrimidine kinase — MITCTIAGSDSGGGAGIQADLKTFQELRVFGTSVITALTAQNTEGVHGIFPTTADFVQAQLKAVLHDFDIKAIKTGMLFSAEIIEAIVALLIDTEIPLIVDPVMIAKGGASLLEQEATTALKEKLLPLATVCTPNIPEAEILTGYPIKTEDDITLAAHHLLSLGLECVVIKGGHLNGKHATDTVFIRGEQPFKMKTERVDTKHTHGTGCTFSAAITAEMAKGRSIEGAIIEAKKYVQLAIRHPLNIGHGFGPTNHFAYHEQRGLCNVHVF; from the coding sequence ATGATTACATGTACAATTGCAGGCTCGGATAGCGGTGGCGGTGCAGGCATCCAGGCAGATTTAAAAACGTTTCAGGAACTGCGTGTATTTGGCACATCGGTCATTACTGCACTGACAGCACAAAATACCGAAGGAGTGCATGGGATTTTTCCGACAACGGCCGATTTCGTCCAAGCTCAATTAAAAGCAGTACTTCATGATTTTGACATAAAAGCAATTAAAACTGGGATGCTGTTTAGTGCCGAAATTATCGAAGCAATTGTCGCGCTTCTAATAGATACAGAAATTCCGCTAATTGTTGATCCGGTAATGATTGCAAAAGGAGGTGCCAGTTTACTGGAACAGGAGGCAACAACGGCCCTTAAGGAAAAATTATTGCCGCTTGCAACTGTTTGTACACCGAACATTCCGGAAGCGGAAATCCTGACTGGATATCCAATTAAAACGGAAGATGATATAACGTTAGCGGCGCATCATCTATTAAGTCTGGGACTGGAATGTGTTGTTATAAAGGGTGGTCACTTAAATGGTAAGCATGCGACAGATACGGTTTTCATTCGTGGGGAGCAACCATTTAAAATGAAAACCGAGCGAGTGGATACGAAACATACTCATGGAACAGGATGTACATTTTCTGCAGCAATCACGGCGGAAATGGCAAAAGGAAGGTCGATAGAAGGAGCCATTATAGAAGCAAAAAAATATGTGCAGCTGGCTATTCGTCATCCGCTCAATATTGGTCACGGATTTGGCCCGACAAATCATTTTGCCTATCATGAACAGCGAGGGTTGTGCAATGTCCATGTCTTTTGA